Proteins encoded in a region of the Isoalcanivorax pacificus W11-5 genome:
- a CDS encoding NADPH-dependent FMN reductase produces the protein MADTLHVPHPPRILAFAASTRSASFNRRLARVATECVRQAGGDITLIELKDYPMPLYEGDLEAAEGIPEQGKRLKALLAEHQGLLVVSPEYNGFITPLLKNTLDWLSRPDGDQDGLALFRDKLALVLSASPGALGGLRSLTLARQLLTNLGVMLMPDSLAVGRAHEAFGDDDTLKDARQQAKLQGMAAKFVTTLQTLNPR, from the coding sequence ATGGCCGATACTCTCCATGTTCCCCACCCTCCCCGCATTCTCGCCTTTGCTGCCAGCACCCGCAGCGCCTCCTTCAATCGCCGGCTGGCGCGCGTCGCCACCGAATGCGTGCGCCAGGCCGGCGGCGACATCACGCTGATCGAGCTGAAGGATTATCCGATGCCGTTGTACGAAGGCGACCTGGAAGCCGCCGAAGGCATTCCCGAACAGGGCAAGCGCCTCAAGGCGTTGCTGGCCGAACACCAGGGGCTGCTGGTCGTGTCTCCCGAATACAACGGCTTTATCACGCCGCTGCTGAAAAACACGCTCGACTGGCTGTCACGTCCGGACGGCGACCAGGACGGGCTGGCGCTGTTTCGCGACAAACTCGCGCTGGTGTTGTCCGCCTCCCCCGGCGCCCTCGGTGGCCTGCGCAGCCTGACGCTGGCGCGGCAGTTACTGACCAACCTCGGTGTAATGCTGATGCCGGATTCCTTGGCCGTGGGCCGGGCGCACGAAGCATTCGGTGACGACGACACACTGAAGGATGCGCGGCAACAGGCAAAGCTGCAGGGCATGGCGGCAAAATTCGTCACCACATTGCAGACGCTCAACCCCCGGTAA
- a CDS encoding potassium channel family protein, giving the protein MIRSVVPLLLRRMRVPLAVLIGVYGVAVLGFTLMPGVDDQGNVWYMSIFQAFYVVSYTGSTIGFGEVPYPFSDAQRLWTMASIYMTVFAWLYSVGTIISLLQDTGFRQALLMARLQRSMSSFNEPFYIICGYGDTGRLLARSLLNRGRRVVIVDKDPHNVEDLRTRDLGVYVPAFCMDAEIPDNLLMAGLQHRWCAGVLAVTDDDHANLKVAITVKLLNSKIKVFCRADALATVDNMLSFGTDLVVNPYQDFAHRLLMGIFEPDSHRVYDWLTSLPDYPLPERPVPPQGRWIICGYGRFGRAVYRALTSRGIEVTLVVENAREKGCPPGAIEGKGTEAVTLRAAGIESASALVAGTEDDADNLSIIMTARALNPDIYQVAQENRLHNRALFQAADVALAVQTSYIIASRFLSVLGASLLKEFLEQAGEQGNEWNRALALRMRQGCDALTPESWTLRVSKNRAPAVAMALTLDEPIMLDTLCRDPRNRDNQLDAIPLLLEREGEWQLLPAGGTRLKMGDRVLFCGTERALDLMSWNVSHLSVLRYVHNGEQHPDGWIWRRLAKRRRERAAATPEV; this is encoded by the coding sequence ATGATCCGCTCGGTCGTCCCGTTGCTGCTGCGGCGCATGCGTGTGCCGCTGGCGGTGCTGATCGGCGTCTACGGCGTAGCGGTGCTGGGTTTCACGCTGATGCCCGGTGTCGATGACCAGGGCAACGTCTGGTACATGAGCATTTTCCAGGCGTTCTACGTGGTCAGTTACACCGGCAGCACCATCGGCTTCGGCGAAGTGCCGTATCCGTTTTCCGATGCGCAGCGGCTGTGGACCATGGCCAGCATCTACATGACGGTATTTGCCTGGCTGTATTCGGTCGGTACCATCATTTCCCTGTTGCAGGACACCGGCTTCCGCCAGGCGCTGTTGATGGCGCGCCTGCAACGCAGCATGAGCAGCTTCAACGAGCCGTTCTATATCATCTGCGGCTACGGCGACACCGGCCGGCTGCTGGCACGTTCGCTGCTCAACCGTGGCCGTCGCGTGGTGATCGTCGACAAGGACCCGCACAACGTCGAAGACCTGCGTACCCGTGACCTGGGTGTCTACGTGCCGGCGTTCTGCATGGACGCGGAAATTCCCGACAACCTGCTCATGGCCGGCCTGCAGCACCGCTGGTGTGCCGGCGTGCTGGCGGTGACCGACGATGACCATGCCAACCTGAAAGTCGCGATCACGGTGAAGTTGCTGAACAGCAAGATCAAGGTGTTCTGCCGCGCCGACGCATTGGCAACGGTGGACAACATGCTGTCGTTCGGCACCGACCTGGTGGTGAACCCGTACCAGGATTTTGCCCACCGGCTATTGATGGGTATTTTCGAGCCGGACAGCCACCGCGTGTACGACTGGCTGACCTCCCTGCCGGATTACCCGCTGCCGGAACGCCCGGTACCGCCGCAGGGGCGCTGGATCATCTGCGGTTACGGACGCTTTGGGCGCGCGGTCTATCGCGCACTGACCTCGCGCGGTATCGAAGTCACGCTGGTCGTTGAAAATGCCCGGGAAAAAGGCTGCCCGCCGGGCGCTATCGAGGGCAAGGGCACCGAGGCGGTGACCCTGCGTGCCGCCGGCATCGAGAGCGCCAGTGCGCTGGTGGCCGGCACGGAGGATGACGCCGACAACCTGTCGATCATCATGACCGCGCGTGCGCTCAACCCGGACATTTATCAGGTAGCGCAGGAAAACCGGCTGCACAATCGCGCGCTGTTCCAGGCCGCCGATGTGGCGCTTGCCGTGCAGACCAGTTACATCATCGCCAGCCGCTTTCTGTCCGTGCTGGGGGCATCGCTGCTGAAGGAATTCCTGGAACAGGCGGGCGAGCAGGGCAACGAATGGAACCGCGCACTGGCCCTGCGCATGCGCCAGGGCTGTGACGCCCTGACACCGGAAAGCTGGACATTGCGCGTGAGCAAGAACCGGGCACCGGCGGTGGCGATGGCACTGACGCTGGACGAACCGATCATGCTCGACACCCTGTGCCGCGATCCGCGTAACCGCGACAACCAGCTTGATGCGATTCCGCTGCTCCTGGAGCGGGAAGGTGAGTGGCAATTGCTGCCAGCCGGAGGCACCAGGCTGAAAATGGGCGATCGGGTCCTGTTCTGCGGTACCGAACGGGCGCTGGACCTGATGAGCTGGAACGTGTCGCACCTGAGCGTATTGCGCTACGTCCACAACGGCGAGCAGCACCCGGACGGCTGGATCTGGCGACGCCTGGCGAAACGCCGCCGGGAACGGGCTGCCGCCACGCCGGAAGTCTGA
- a CDS encoding DUF6394 family protein: protein MNLEKVVFGFFILLALTLNFGFFLGEIDNVHHHNVYELFAAIIVSLIATALKFGERTQIGAVLLAASLVADLQLIAAALVWTIAVHVTDVGLTPAVMASIVSLSGGALLANLVSAVLLVVETASLHR, encoded by the coding sequence ATGAATCTTGAGAAAGTCGTGTTCGGCTTCTTTATCCTGCTGGCCCTGACCCTGAATTTCGGTTTCTTTCTTGGCGAAATCGACAATGTGCATCATCACAATGTCTATGAACTGTTCGCCGCCATCATCGTCAGCCTGATCGCCACGGCGCTGAAATTCGGCGAGCGCACCCAGATCGGGGCGGTGTTGCTGGCGGCCAGCCTGGTGGCCGATCTGCAACTGATTGCTGCGGCGCTGGTGTGGACCATTGCCGTCCACGTCACCGACGTCGGCCTGACGCCGGCGGTGATGGCGAGCATCGTCTCGCTGTCCGGTGGTGCGCTGCTGGCCAATCTGGTGTCGGCGGTGTTGCTGGTGGTCGAGACCGCCAGCCTGCACCGGTAA
- a CDS encoding DUF1244 domain-containing protein produces the protein MPTELPPDTQQAIEAAVFRRLLAHLDSRRDVQNIDLMNLAGFCRNCLSKWYAAAAEEQGVTLDSDGARERIYGMPYAEWKARYQREATPEQLAAFASKD, from the coding sequence ATGCCCACCGAACTCCCGCCCGACACGCAGCAGGCCATCGAGGCCGCCGTCTTCCGCCGCCTGCTGGCACACCTGGACAGCCGCCGCGACGTACAGAACATCGACCTGATGAACCTGGCCGGCTTTTGCCGCAACTGCCTGTCAAAGTGGTACGCGGCCGCCGCAGAGGAGCAGGGCGTCACGCTGGACAGCGACGGCGCCCGCGAACGCATCTACGGCATGCCCTATGCCGAATGGAAAGCGCGCTATCAGCGTGAAGCGACGCCGGAGCAACTGGCCGCGTTCGCCAGCAAGGACTGA
- a CDS encoding DCC1-like thiol-disulfide oxidoreductase family protein, giving the protein MQKIYLVYDTECPACDHYCRLVRIRESVGELVLVDAREPGRLMDEITAAGLDIDQGMVLKLDHQLYYGADAIHMLALLGSPSWVFNRFNRWLFGSRHLSRVLYPLLRACRNLLLKLLRKTRINNLGLTGRDRF; this is encoded by the coding sequence ATGCAGAAAATCTATCTGGTCTACGACACCGAATGCCCCGCCTGCGATCACTACTGCCGGCTGGTCCGGATTCGCGAATCGGTCGGGGAGCTGGTGTTGGTGGATGCCCGTGAACCGGGGCGCCTGATGGACGAGATTACCGCCGCCGGTCTGGATATCGATCAGGGCATGGTGCTGAAACTGGATCATCAGCTTTACTACGGCGCCGATGCGATCCACATGCTGGCGTTGCTCGGCTCGCCGTCGTGGGTGTTCAACCGTTTCAACCGCTGGCTGTTCGGCTCGCGTCACCTGTCGCGGGTGCTCTACCCGCTGCTGCGGGCCTGCCGCAATCTGCTGCTGAAACTGCTGCGCAAGACCCGTATCAACAATCTCGGCCTGACAGGCCGCGACCGCTTCTGA
- a CDS encoding PaaI family thioesterase codes for MNIVWPGPQQAPFIRALGMQAEHVAPGEITTRLVCRPDHQQHDGFIHAGVLGTMADHSAGAAAATLLSPGQMVLTAEYKLNLLRPAQGERMVCEARVLKPGRTLTVVESEVWAESDGVPRKLVAKATVTLAVITRPA; via the coding sequence ATGAATATAGTGTGGCCAGGCCCTCAGCAGGCGCCTTTTATTCGGGCACTTGGCATGCAGGCCGAGCACGTCGCGCCGGGGGAAATCACCACCCGGCTGGTGTGCCGGCCGGATCACCAGCAGCACGATGGTTTCATCCATGCCGGCGTGCTCGGCACGATGGCGGATCACAGCGCCGGCGCGGCGGCGGCCACGTTGTTGTCGCCGGGCCAGATGGTGCTGACGGCGGAATACAAACTCAACCTGCTGCGTCCGGCGCAGGGCGAGCGCATGGTGTGTGAAGCACGCGTGCTCAAACCCGGCCGCACACTGACCGTGGTCGAATCCGAAGTCTGGGCTGAAAGTGACGGCGTGCCGCGCAAGCTGGTGGCCAAGGCTACGGTGACCCTGGCGGTGATCACGCGCCCGGCCTGA
- a CDS encoding OmpA family protein produces the protein MLLALAAPVANAGELYLGAGIGQARTAVDDSDINDRLAAAGLGGSGRVSDTERTGWKAYAGYQFLEFMALEGGYTSLGEMSLDFSGVGIASAKQLAEIAPVSGDLWELALVARYPMSETWHLLARAGAARWDMEYALGSDSGNLTGTDPVLGLAVERHIASHWFARLGWDHYVVPEEDTDLFSLGLVYRFGEPAARRAPVLPTQAPPVRQPAPEPVQTQEPVQTQEPVPAPKAEPEPVVESAPALAPTREAPTVASIHFELGSADVPPGELDEAIAWLKANPQARVEVHGFTDTTGPVEFNRALSLRRAENVRAVLLEGGVEPDQVTVAGHGSQTPRADNDSLAGRRLNRRVEVTLLP, from the coding sequence ATGCTGTTGGCACTGGCGGCACCTGTGGCGAACGCGGGCGAGCTGTATCTGGGGGCCGGCATCGGGCAGGCGCGTACTGCCGTGGATGACAGCGACATCAATGATCGTCTGGCTGCGGCTGGCCTGGGGGGCAGCGGGCGTGTCTCGGACACGGAACGCACCGGCTGGAAGGCCTACGCCGGCTATCAGTTCCTCGAATTCATGGCGCTTGAAGGCGGCTATACCAGCCTGGGTGAAATGAGCCTGGATTTCAGTGGTGTCGGCATCGCCTCGGCAAAACAATTGGCGGAGATCGCGCCGGTCTCCGGCGACCTCTGGGAACTGGCGCTGGTGGCGCGTTACCCCATGAGCGAAACGTGGCACCTGCTGGCCCGTGCCGGGGCAGCGCGCTGGGACATGGAATATGCGCTGGGCAGCGACAGCGGCAACCTGACCGGCACCGATCCCGTGCTGGGTCTGGCCGTGGAACGGCATATCGCCAGCCACTGGTTTGCACGCCTGGGCTGGGATCACTATGTGGTGCCGGAGGAAGACACTGATCTGTTCTCGCTGGGTCTGGTGTACCGCTTCGGCGAACCGGCAGCGCGGCGTGCGCCGGTGCTGCCCACCCAGGCACCGCCGGTACGGCAACCGGCCCCCGAGCCTGTCCAGACACAAGAGCCTGTCCAGACACAAGAACCTGTTCCGGCACCGAAGGCTGAACCCGAGCCGGTCGTCGAGTCCGCTCCGGCTCTGGCGCCGACGCGGGAAGCCCCCACTGTGGCCAGCATTCACTTCGAACTGGGCAGCGCTGACGTGCCGCCAGGCGAGCTGGACGAGGCCATCGCCTGGCTGAAGGCCAACCCGCAGGCGCGGGTGGAAGTGCACGGCTTCACCGATACCACCGGCCCGGTGGAATTCAACCGGGCGCTGTCGTTGCGCCGCGCCGAGAATGTGCGCGCCGTATTGCTCGAAGGTGGTGTCGAGCCTGACCAGGTGACCGTGGCCGGCCACGGTAGCCAGACGCCGCGTGCGGACAACGATTCGCTGGCAGGCCGTCGTCTCAATCGCCGGGTCGAGGTAACATTGCTGCCCTGA